In a genomic window of Syngnathus typhle isolate RoL2023-S1 ecotype Sweden linkage group LG4, RoL_Styp_1.0, whole genome shotgun sequence:
- the rab27a gene encoding ras-related protein Rab-27A: protein MSDGEYDYLIKFLALGDSGVGKTSFLYQYTDGKFNSKFITTVGIDFREKRVIYDSTGRDGSSGRKQKIHMQLWDTAGQERFRSLTTAFFRDAMGFILLFDLTNEQSFLNVRNWMSQLQVHAYCENPDVILCGNKCDLADQRAVNEEEARELAEKYGIPYFETSAASGQNVSQVVDVLLDLVMKRMERCVDKSWIPDGTFRTNGHNNADLAETSEGSKCSC, encoded by the exons ATGTCTGATGGGGAATATGATTACCTCATCAAGTTCCTAGCCCTGGGAGACTCGGGTGTGGGAAAGACCAGTTTTCTCTACCAGTACACTGACGGCAAGTTCAACTCCAAGTTTATCACAACAGTGGGAATTGACTTCAGAGAAAAACGAGTG ATATACGATTCCACTGGTCGTGATGGCTCCTCTGGACGAAAACAGAAGATCCACATGCAGCTGTGGGACACGGCGGGGCAGGAGAG ATTTCGAAGTTTGACCACGGCTTTCTTTCGGGATGCGATGGGTTTCATTCTCTTGTTTGACCTCACCAATGAGCAAAGTTTTCTCAACGTTCGAAACTGGATGA gccaGTTACAGGTTCACGCTTACTGTGAAAATCCAGACGTGATTCTGTGCGGCAACAAATGTGATCTGGCCGATCAGAGAGCCGTGAACGAGGAAGAAGCCCGAGAGCTGGCAGAGAAGTATGG GATCCCTTACTTTGAGACGAGTGCGGCGAGTGGACAGAACGTCAGTCAGGTCGTGGACGTGCTGCTTGACCTCGTCATGAAGAGGATGGAACGATGCGTGGACAAGTCGTGGATTCCGGACGGAACCTTCCGAACAAACGGTCACAACAACGCAGATTTGGCAGAGACCTCGGAAGGAAGCAAATGTTCGTGTTAA
- the vrk3 gene encoding inactive serine/threonine-protein kinase VRK3 — MERGLERTTFRFCPQCGAKLQSGFKFCPSCGEKIPCASDAAPLEAVKPSPNFSPPNGDEAISQASNMCYEATDVHESVLSPRPALRKTRNALRLDREVHLNVKEDPPPVAQETNASSPKQTPVKRVKKSAAAEASPPPILKSPRPGRGRGTPLQPAEEGEMTNVTMRTAAESTVDGPSRTVFSPLSSPTSKSPSKGRGQNKAKKAAAVERLEDGEELTDTTGRKWTLVKLLSQIPTELLYEVLPKGSWTSSKQSAYILKLGAVRGRIYKEQNFLQRAAKPSSVAKWIKQHDLDFLGIPSCVSFGHTDSYRFLVFPAMGQSLHSIMDNNRLPEKTVIHLACRILDVLHYIHYNEYVHADINAENIYIQAGYPTQIFLVGYYHTSRYCPGGRHVVYRQGIQEPHEGSLEFISIDSHAGAAPSRRSDLQSLAYCMLQWHTGTLPWSGLTDPDQVSCLKQRYLDDVPALLSYCFGRNKVSSTFQSYVSSVADLQYTEQPDYSELKARLAIALSHMGGSVEKPLTF; from the exons ATGGAGCGAGGATTGGAAAG AACGACGTTCCGATTCTGCCCTCAGTGCGGCGCAAAGCTACAGTCTGGTTTTAAATTTTGTCCTTCATGTGGGGAGAAAATTCCTTGTGCCAGCGATGCAGCACCACTTGAGGCAGTCAAACCATCTCCAAATTTCTCTCCCCCTAACGGGGATGAAGCCATTAGCCAAGCGTCCAACATGTGTTACGAGGCTACAGACG TGCACGAAAGTGTCCTTTCTCCACGCCCTGCGCTACGTAAGACTCGTAACGCCCTCCGCCTGGACAGGGAAGTCCATTTAAATGTAAAAGAAGATCCACCTCCAGTGGCACAAG aaACCAACGCGTCTTCACCAAAGCAAACTCCAGTCAAACGTGTAAAGAAGTCAGCAGCTGCTGAGGCCTCCCCCCCACCCATCTTGAAATCCCCCAGACCTG gaaggggcagaggaacgCCTTTGCAGCCTGCGGAAGAAGGGGAGATGACAAATGTAACCATGAGGACCGCTGCGGAATCCACTGTGGACGGCCCGTCGCGGACAGTCTTTTCTCCACTTTCCTCGCCAACCTCTAAATCTCCGTCCAAAG gcagaggacagaacaAAGCCAAGAAGGCGGCCGCCGTGGAGCGACTGGAGGACGGCGAGGAGCTAACGGACACCACGGGCAGGAAGTGGACGCTGGTCAAGCTGCTCAGTCAGATCCCAACAGAGCTCCTGTATGAAG TTCTGCCCAAAGGCTCATGGACCTCCTCAAAGCAATCCGCTTATATCCTTAAATTG GGTGCCGTACGAGGAAGAATCTACAAGGAGCAGAACTTCCTGCAGAGGGCTGCAAAGCCTTCATCTG TGGCCAAGTGGATCAAACAACACGACTTGGACTTCCTAGGAATTCCTTCCTGCGTCAGCTTCGGTCACACAGATTCTTACAG GTTCTTGGTTTTTCCCGCCATGGGCCAGTCGCTTCACTCTATCATGGACAACAATCGTCTTCCCGAGAAGACGGTCATCCATCTTGCCTGCAGAATA TTGGATGTACTgcactacatccattacaacgagTACGTGCACGCGGACATCAACGCTGAAAACATCTACATCCAAGCGGGATACCCCACGCAG ATATTTTTAGTGGGATACTATCACACCTCGCGCTACTGTCCCGGTGGACGCCACGTGGTATATCGCCAAGGCATCCAAGAGCCACACGAAGGATCGCTGGAATTCATCAGCATTGATTCTCATGCCGGAGCAG CGCCATCACGGCGCAGTGACCTGCAGTCTCTGGCCTACTGCATGCTGCAGTGGCACACGGGCACGCTGCCGTGGAGCGGTCTCACTGATCCCGACCAGGTTTCTTGCCTCAAACAGAG ATACTTAGACGACGTTCCAGCACTGTTGAGTTACTGTTTCGGAAGGAATAAGGTTTCAA GTACATTTCAGAGCTACGTGAGCTCAGTGGCCGATCTGCAGTACACGGAGCAGCCGGACTACTCGGAACTGAAAGCCAGGCTCGCCATAGCTTTGTCGCATATGGGGGGCTCAGTGGAAAAACCCCTCACTTTTTAG